AAAATCAATTAACACAGGGACTTGCGCATTTATAAGTTCTCCAAATTTTGACATAAAAGCAAAAATTTTAATTTTCTAAATCTACTGAAAAGAGATAATTATTTTACAAATGTAGCATTTTTAACGAATTAAGCCACATTTGCACCTTTTTTTAGTTCAATGACTGTGATTTCTGGCATAATTCCTACTCTTCCTGGGTACGCATGATATCCAAATCCTCTATTTACATAGACATAACGACCAAGATTTTCATATAAACCTGCCCATTGTTTGTACACATATTGCGCTAAGCTCCATTTGAAATATCCTGGAATTTCTATCCCAAATTGCATTCCATGGGTATGACCTGATAACGTTAAATGAAAGTTTTTTTCATGATGTTGCACTTCATAATCCCAATGAGATGGATCATGTGACATTAAAATTTTAAAATCTTCTTTACTCAAATGTTGGGCCGCTTTATTCAAATCACCTGCTTGTTTAAAATTATGGCCCCAATTTTCAACACCAACTAAAGCGATCTTAGAACCTTCTTTTTCGATAAAAGTATGTTCATTAAGCAATAATTTAAATCCTATTTGACCGTATAGATTTTTTATATCCTGAAAATTTTCTTCTTTAGCGGCTTCTGTAGGCCAGGTTACATACTCACCGTAATCATGGTTTCCTAAAACAGAGAATTTTCCGAATTCGTAATTTTTTATTTTATTAAACATTTCAATCCAAGGAAGCATTTCTTTTGCAGCAGTATTTACAATATCCCCTGTAAATAAAATCATATCCGCTTGTTGCTGATTTATTAAATCTATAGCATATTGTATTTTCTCTGGATTATCAAAACTACCGCTATGTACATCTGAAATTTGAGTAATTTTGAATCCATCAAATGCATCTGGTAAATCTGGAAAAAAAATACGCTGCTTGATTACTTTATAGTTATACCTTCCTTCAAATATTCCATAAATTAAAGACAAGAACGGCACTGCTGCTAATCCAACACCTATTTGACTAACAAATTTTCTTCTGGAAGCAAAAAATGCAACATCTTCATTCTTGGTAATAAAAAAATTCAGAGAGCCTGCACCTATTCTAAAAATATCTTCTCCAAGTAAAACAAGTGTCAATACTAGTTTAGGAATATACACTAAAAGTACCAATCCCATAGTAAACATAGTTTGTTTTGTTTGACCCACAGAGCGATCAAATTGCATAAAGGAATAAATAATAAAAATCAACAGAAACAAACTGATAACTTGATATGCTATCAAGACTGACTTTACCTTTATCAAGGTTCGTAAAGCCTGAAAGGCATAAAATTCAACCGCTAAAAGAATCAGGAAAAGAAACAGAAATCTAAAACCCATTTTATACATATTTTACACAAAATAACAACAAAATTGAACTAAATGGATTTTAATTAATTAAAATTTAACTCTAAAAGTAAACTTTCACCCTGATTGTTTATTTTTACAAATTCATAATTCACAATTAAATATATGTCTTCTCAAAAACGTCTTTTTCTACTCGATGCCTATGCATTAATCTTTCGAGGCTATTATGCTTTTATAAAAAACCCAAGAATAAACTCCAAAGGAATGGACACATCAGCTATTATGGGATTTATGAATTCGCTGATGGACGTAATCAAAAGAGAAAAACCAGATCATTTAGCCGTTGCTTTTGATAATGGCGGAAGTGATTTACGAAATGAAATTTTTCCTGAATATAAAGCTCATCGTGATGCAACTCCTGAAGCCATAAAAATTGCCATTCCGTACATTCAAGAATTACTCAAAGCCATGCACATTCCTATCATTGAAGTCAAAGGATTTGAAGCAGATGATTTAATAGGAACTATTGCAAAACAAGCTGAGAAACAAAATTATAAAGTCTTTATGGTAACTCCTGATAAAGATTTTGCTCAATTAGTTTCCGAAAATATATTTATGTACAAACCTGCCCGAATGGGTAATGGAATAGAGATTTGGGGAATTCCTGAAGTATTGGAAAAGTTCGAAATAGAAAGACCTGATCAAGTCATTGACTTTTTAGGAATGATGGGTGACGCTGCTGATAATATTCCTGGATTACCAGGCGTAGGAGAAGTTACAGCAAAAAAGTTATTAAAAGAATTTGGCACTATGGAAAACCTTTTGGCTAATACCGACAAGCTGAAAGGGAAAATGAAAGAAAACATTGAAGCCAATAAAGACAAAGGATTGTTATCAAAAACACTTGCAACAATTCTTTTAGACTGCCCAGTTGTTTTTGACGAAACAGATTATGAATTATCAACTCCTGATGTAGAAAAAACAGATGCACTTTTCAACGAATTGGAATTTCGCCAAATGAAAGCTCAGTTTGATAAATTTTTTGGAACTGGAAAAGAGTACGATGAAATTGACACCAATGGAAATGAAAATAGTAATGACAATGAAAAAATAGCCAAAAAAGCTCCTGTTAAAAAATCCAATGAAGACCAATTCGATTTATTTGGTTTTTCTGATGAAGAAAGTGGCGAAATAAAAACGAATTCTCATTACGCAACTTTAGAAAACACCAATCATAATTATACTATTATTCAAGGTGAATTGGGCACAAAATTATTTTTACAAAACTTAATGAATCGAACTTCCGTATGTTTTGATACCGAAACCACAGGGATTGATGCTTTAAATGCCGAATTAGTTGGAATGTCATTTTCTTGGGCAAAAGGAGAAGCGTTCTATGTTCCATTTTCAGAAAATCAAGAAGAAGCTCAAGTTTTAGTGGATAAATTCAAACCGTTTTTTGAAAGCGAATCCATCGAAAAAATTGGTCAGAATATCAAATACGATTTGAAAATTCTATCTCATTATGGAGTTCAAATCAAAGGTAAATTATTCGATACCATGATTGCGCATTATTTAATAAATCCAGATATGCGCCATAATATGGATGTTTTAAGTGAAACTTATTTAAAATATTCTCCAAAATCTATTGAAGACTTAATTGGTAAAAAAGGCAAAAATCAAAAATCAATGCGTGAAGTTGCTTTGGAAGACATCAAAGAATACGCTGCCGAAGATGCTGATGTTACGTTTCAATTGAAACAAAATTTCAGTCCAATTTTAGACAAAGCCGAAACCAAAAAATTATTTGACGAAATCGAAATTCCGTTAATTCCTGTTTTGGCAGCAATGGAATTAGAAGGAATTAATCTTGATGTGCCTTTTCTAAAAGAAATGTCAGTTGAAATGGCAAAAGAAAGTTCTGAATTAGAACAAAAAATATATGAAACCGCTGGCGAGAAATTCAATTTGGCTTCGCCAAAACAATTAGGCGACGTTTTATTTGACAAAATGAAAATTGGCGGAGCTAAACAAAAGAAAACCAAAACCGGTCAATATGCAACGGGGGAAGAAATTTTAACTTATTTAGCAAATGATAATCCAATTGTAAAAGATATTCTCGAATGGCGCCAAATGGTAAAATTGCAAAGTACTTATATTGATGCATTACCAAACCAAGTTGATCAAAAAACTGGACGCGTTCATACCGATTACATGCAAACCGTAGCCGCAACTGGAAGATTGAGTTCAAATAATCCGAACTTGCAAAATATTC
Above is a window of Flavobacterium sp. 123 DNA encoding:
- the polA gene encoding DNA polymerase I — protein: MSSQKRLFLLDAYALIFRGYYAFIKNPRINSKGMDTSAIMGFMNSLMDVIKREKPDHLAVAFDNGGSDLRNEIFPEYKAHRDATPEAIKIAIPYIQELLKAMHIPIIEVKGFEADDLIGTIAKQAEKQNYKVFMVTPDKDFAQLVSENIFMYKPARMGNGIEIWGIPEVLEKFEIERPDQVIDFLGMMGDAADNIPGLPGVGEVTAKKLLKEFGTMENLLANTDKLKGKMKENIEANKDKGLLSKTLATILLDCPVVFDETDYELSTPDVEKTDALFNELEFRQMKAQFDKFFGTGKEYDEIDTNGNENSNDNEKIAKKAPVKKSNEDQFDLFGFSDEESGEIKTNSHYATLENTNHNYTIIQGELGTKLFLQNLMNRTSVCFDTETTGIDALNAELVGMSFSWAKGEAFYVPFSENQEEAQVLVDKFKPFFESESIEKIGQNIKYDLKILSHYGVQIKGKLFDTMIAHYLINPDMRHNMDVLSETYLKYSPKSIEDLIGKKGKNQKSMREVALEDIKEYAAEDADVTFQLKQNFSPILDKAETKKLFDEIEIPLIPVLAAMELEGINLDVPFLKEMSVEMAKESSELEQKIYETAGEKFNLASPKQLGDVLFDKMKIGGAKQKKTKTGQYATGEEILTYLANDNPIVKDILEWRQMVKLQSTYIDALPNQVDQKTGRVHTDYMQTVAATGRLSSNNPNLQNIPIRTERGRLIRKAFIARDENYTLVSADYSQIELRIIAALSGEENMIKAFQNNEDIHRSTAAKVFNVPLEEVTKEQRSNAKTVNFGIIYGVSAFGLSNQTSLSRKESAELIEAYYATYPKLKSYMANQVDFAREHGYVQTVLGRRRYLKDINSANHIVKGGAERNAVNAPIQGSAADIIKIAMINIHKKLTSTNPDGSKWKSKMLLQVHDELVFDVHNSELEKIKPMIKHEMENAFKLEVPLEVEIGMGKNWLEAH
- a CDS encoding metallophosphoesterase, with protein sequence MGFRFLFLFLILLAVEFYAFQALRTLIKVKSVLIAYQVISLFLLIFIIYSFMQFDRSVGQTKQTMFTMGLVLLVYIPKLVLTLVLLGEDIFRIGAGSLNFFITKNEDVAFFASRRKFVSQIGVGLAAVPFLSLIYGIFEGRYNYKVIKQRIFFPDLPDAFDGFKITQISDVHSGSFDNPEKIQYAIDLINQQQADMILFTGDIVNTAAKEMLPWIEMFNKIKNYEFGKFSVLGNHDYGEYVTWPTEAAKEENFQDIKNLYGQIGFKLLLNEHTFIEKEGSKIALVGVENWGHNFKQAGDLNKAAQHLSKEDFKILMSHDPSHWDYEVQHHEKNFHLTLSGHTHGMQFGIEIPGYFKWSLAQYVYKQWAGLYENLGRYVYVNRGFGYHAYPGRVGIMPEITVIELKKGANVA